From the genome of Thiofilum sp., one region includes:
- a CDS encoding RepB family plasmid replication initiator protein, with protein MTKRQLVVKSNKVVEASYRLTLNEQRLILLCIAQIKKGQVVNRLDRFEVSANEFAKVFNVGLDQAYRELQQVAERLYERSVTIANPDPDDPRISYTKTRWISSIDYLPNYGSVVLQFAHRMIPYISMLEGSFTMYRLESISKMGSAYSIRLYELLMQWREVGKREIALEDLRNILQLEGRYSAIKDFKVRVLEPALRDINEYSDLEASYTQRKAGRIVSHLIFHFKPKPNAKPMTNPKPKAKRITKAEIEKAARPGESYEEVKARLEEQLKLAL; from the coding sequence ATGACCAAACGTCAACTGGTGGTTAAATCTAATAAAGTAGTTGAGGCGAGTTACAGACTTACATTAAACGAACAACGCTTGATTTTGCTCTGTATTGCACAGATTAAAAAAGGACAAGTCGTAAATAGATTGGACAGGTTTGAAGTCTCTGCCAATGAGTTTGCAAAAGTCTTTAATGTTGGTCTTGATCAGGCTTACCGTGAACTTCAGCAAGTAGCTGAGCGCTTGTATGAACGTTCTGTCACCATTGCCAATCCTGATCCTGATGACCCTCGTATTAGTTATACCAAAACTCGTTGGATTTCCTCCATAGACTATTTGCCTAACTATGGCTCAGTAGTACTGCAATTTGCTCACCGCATGATTCCCTATATCTCAATGCTGGAGGGTAGCTTCACCATGTACCGCTTGGAATCTATTAGCAAAATGGGGAGTGCTTACAGTATTCGACTTTACGAATTGCTCATGCAGTGGAGGGAGGTAGGCAAACGGGAAATTGCTTTGGAGGATTTACGGAATATTCTTCAACTTGAAGGACGCTACTCTGCCATTAAGGATTTTAAGGTGCGAGTACTAGAACCCGCTCTACGTGACATCAATGAGTACTCTGATTTAGAAGCCAGCTATACCCAGCGCAAAGCGGGACGGATAGTGAGTCATTTAATCTTTCACTTTAAGCCCAAACCCAACGCTAAACCTATGACTAATCCCAAGCCTAAAGCTAAACGCATTACTAAGGCAGAAATTGAAAAAGCGGCACGTCCGGGGGAGAGTTATGAGGAGGTAAAGGCTCGATTGGAAGAACAGTTAAAGTTGGCACTTTAG